In Phocoena phocoena chromosome 3, mPhoPho1.1, whole genome shotgun sequence, a single window of DNA contains:
- the LOC136120799 gene encoding protein tyrosine phosphatase type IVA 2-like isoform X3, producing MRFLITHNPTNATLNKFTEELKKYDWPFDDGAPPPNQIVDDWLNLLKTKFHEEPGCCVAVHCVAGLGRAPVLVALALIECGMKYEDAIQFVRQKRRGAFSSKQLLYLEEYRPKV from the exons ATGCGTTTTCTGATAACCCACAACCCTACCAATGCTACCCTCAACAAGTTCACAGAGGAACTTAAGAAGTATG ATTGGCCTTTTGATGATGGAGCGCCACCCCCTAATCAGATAGTTGACGATTGGCTAAACCTACTAAAAACCAAATTTCATGAAGAGCCAGGTTGTTGTGTTGCAGTGCATTGTGTTGCAGGACTGGGAAGGGCACCTGTGCTGGTCGCACTTGCTTTGATTGAATGTGGAATGAAGTACGAAGATGCAATTCAGTTTGTAAGACAAAAAAGAAGGGGAGCATTCAGTTCCAAACAGCTGCTTTACCTGGAGGAATACCGACCTAAGGTGTGA
- the LOC136120799 gene encoding protein tyrosine phosphatase type IVA 2-like isoform X2 yields MRFLITHNPTNATLNKFTEELKKYGVTTLVQVCDATYDKAPVEKEGIHVLDWPFDDGAPPPNQIVDDWLNLLKTKFHEEPGCCVAVHCVAGLGRAPFVRQKRRGAFSSKQLLYLEEYRPKV; encoded by the exons ATGCGTTTTCTGATAACCCACAACCCTACCAATGCTACCCTCAACAAGTTCACAGAGGAACTTAAGAAGTATGGTGTGACAACTTTGGTTCAAGTTTGTGATGCTACATATGATAAAGCACCAGttgaaaaagaaggaatccaCGTTCTAGATTGGCCTTTTGATGATGGAGCGCCACCCCCTAATCAGATAGTTGACGATTGGCTAAACCTACTAAAAACCAAATTTCATGAAGAGCCAGGTTGTTGTGTTGCAGTGCATTGTGTTGCAGGACTGGGAAGGGCACCT TTTGTAAGACAAAAAAGAAGGGGAGCATTCAGTTCCAAACAGCTGCTTTACCTGGAGGAATACCGACCTAAGGTGTGA
- the LOC136120799 gene encoding protein tyrosine phosphatase type IVA 2-like isoform X1 encodes MRFLITHNPTNATLNKFTEELKKYGVTTLVQVCDATYDKAPVEKEGIHVLDWPFDDGAPPPNQIVDDWLNLLKTKFHEEPGCCVAVHCVAGLGRAPVLVALALIECGMKYEDAIQFVRQKRRGAFSSKQLLYLEEYRPKV; translated from the coding sequence ATGCGTTTTCTGATAACCCACAACCCTACCAATGCTACCCTCAACAAGTTCACAGAGGAACTTAAGAAGTATGGTGTGACAACTTTGGTTCAAGTTTGTGATGCTACATATGATAAAGCACCAGttgaaaaagaaggaatccaCGTTCTAGATTGGCCTTTTGATGATGGAGCGCCACCCCCTAATCAGATAGTTGACGATTGGCTAAACCTACTAAAAACCAAATTTCATGAAGAGCCAGGTTGTTGTGTTGCAGTGCATTGTGTTGCAGGACTGGGAAGGGCACCTGTGCTGGTCGCACTTGCTTTGATTGAATGTGGAATGAAGTACGAAGATGCAATTCAGTTTGTAAGACAAAAAAGAAGGGGAGCATTCAGTTCCAAACAGCTGCTTTACCTGGAGGAATACCGACCTAAGGTGTGA